The following coding sequences are from one Seonamhaeicola sp. ML3 window:
- a CDS encoding glycosyl hydrolase family 17 protein — MSRRSEKFLTLASIDFQNKSIDELKKVFKDTLNMGMYGLCFSPYTQWQKPGDQLSEAQIRRRLEIIKPYTKWIRTFSCTEGNELIPVIAKELGIKTLVGAWLGENEKTNNLEVNNLIQLCNNGYADIAAVGNEVMYRGDLTQEELLDFIYYSKSKIDGIPVGYVDAYYEFTDRLEITEACDIILANCYPFWEGCDQDYALLYMKDMYNRAKKAGNGKPVIITETGWPSEGTALQGAFPSKENAMKYFIASQQWSFEEDIPMFYFSSFDENWKVGAEGDVGAFWGLWGTNEQLKF, encoded by the coding sequence ATGTCTAGAAGATCAGAAAAGTTTCTCACTTTGGCATCAATAGACTTTCAAAATAAATCTATTGATGAGTTAAAAAAAGTGTTCAAAGACACATTGAACATGGGTATGTATGGTCTTTGCTTTAGTCCTTACACGCAATGGCAAAAACCTGGCGACCAACTTTCTGAAGCTCAAATTAGAAGACGTCTGGAAATTATAAAACCCTACACTAAATGGATACGAACCTTTTCGTGTACCGAGGGTAACGAACTCATTCCTGTTATTGCAAAAGAACTTGGCATAAAAACCTTAGTTGGTGCTTGGCTTGGAGAGAATGAAAAAACTAATAACTTAGAAGTAAACAACTTAATACAGTTGTGCAACAATGGTTATGCCGATATAGCTGCTGTTGGCAATGAGGTGATGTACAGAGGTGATTTAACACAGGAAGAATTATTGGACTTCATATATTATTCGAAATCCAAAATAGACGGGATTCCAGTAGGGTATGTTGATGCCTATTATGAGTTTACAGATAGACTTGAAATAACCGAGGCCTGCGATATTATACTTGCTAACTGCTACCCTTTTTGGGAAGGTTGCGATCAAGACTATGCCCTACTCTATATGAAAGATATGTACAATCGTGCAAAAAAGGCTGGAAATGGAAAACCTGTAATTATTACAGAGACAGGTTGGCCTAGTGAGGGCACTGCACTTCAAGGGGCATTCCCGTCGAAAGAAAATGCCATGAAGTATTTTATAGCATCACAGCAATGGAGCTTTGAGGAAGATATTCCAATGTTTTATTTTTCATCTTTTGATGAAAACTGGAAAGTAGGAGCCGAGGGTGATGTTGGTGCTTTTTGGGGGCTGTGGGGCACTAATGAGCAGTTAAAGTTTTAA
- a CDS encoding MFS transporter: MSSIKTKKKIPLGQKVAFGVGMLANQMFPAILGIFMVVLVQDLGFSGWMWSLIYFFPRIFDAITDPLMGYISDNTKSKYGRRKQYVFIGATLMGIAYVFMWQLFKENTLEYNFWYFFLWSLVFYLGLTIFSVPYVAMGYEMSDDFHERTNIMAIAQWIGQWAWVIAPLFWIIMYDPNWFPSAEVAARELAIWVAIPCTICALIPAIFIKSESTLNKNYEPINYTNIGNSLKKTYYYSFVEAFKLREFRKLCAATFLIFNAFNTVAALTFFVIVYKLFNGDAGASGIWVSLFGCLGALGTTFVVIPTVTWMSKKMGKKNAFLLSQGISIVGYILLWFLFVPGKPWLYIFALPFFSFGIGSLFTIMMSMTADVIDIDELNSGLRREGIFGAIYWWMVKVGFAIAGALSGVIITLVGFNPDLATTDQETAVDGLHAFFCFFPMAGTLLAMLIMRNYDVTEEKANRIREELEQRKNLLDK, encoded by the coding sequence ATGTCTAGTATTAAAACAAAAAAGAAAATTCCGTTAGGACAAAAAGTGGCATTTGGAGTTGGTATGCTAGCCAACCAAATGTTTCCCGCCATTCTGGGTATTTTTATGGTTGTTTTAGTTCAAGACTTAGGTTTCTCTGGGTGGATGTGGAGTTTAATATACTTTTTTCCAAGAATTTTCGATGCTATCACAGACCCGTTAATGGGTTATATTTCCGATAATACCAAATCTAAATATGGCCGAAGAAAACAATACGTTTTCATTGGCGCCACACTAATGGGTATTGCATACGTTTTCATGTGGCAACTTTTTAAGGAGAATACTTTAGAATACAATTTTTGGTATTTCTTTTTATGGTCGTTAGTTTTCTATTTAGGCCTAACTATTTTTAGTGTGCCTTATGTTGCTATGGGTTATGAAATGAGTGATGATTTCCATGAACGAACTAATATTATGGCTATTGCGCAATGGATTGGTCAATGGGCCTGGGTCATCGCTCCTTTATTTTGGATTATCATGTACGACCCTAATTGGTTTCCATCTGCTGAAGTAGCTGCTCGAGAATTGGCGATTTGGGTAGCCATACCTTGTACAATATGCGCACTAATACCAGCAATATTTATAAAAAGCGAATCTACTTTAAACAAAAATTACGAACCTATAAACTATACCAATATTGGCAACAGCTTAAAGAAAACATACTATTATTCTTTTGTAGAAGCCTTTAAATTAAGGGAATTCAGAAAATTGTGCGCTGCAACATTCTTAATCTTTAATGCATTCAACACCGTAGCCGCACTAACTTTTTTTGTAATAGTATACAAACTTTTTAATGGTGATGCTGGAGCAAGTGGTATCTGGGTTTCTTTATTTGGTTGTTTGGGGGCATTGGGGACTACATTTGTTGTTATACCAACAGTAACCTGGATGTCAAAAAAAATGGGTAAAAAAAATGCATTTTTACTCTCACAAGGTATATCTATTGTGGGCTATATTTTACTTTGGTTTCTTTTCGTACCAGGAAAACCTTGGCTATATATCTTTGCCTTGCCATTCTTTTCATTTGGCATTGGTAGTCTATTCACAATTATGATGTCTATGACAGCTGATGTTATTGATATAGACGAATTAAATTCTGGTTTAAGAAGAGAGGGCATCTTTGGAGCCATATACTGGTGGATGGTCAAAGTAGGTTTTGCCATTGCCGGTGCTCTAAGCGGTGTAATTATAACGCTTGTAGGCTTTAATCCCGATTTAGCTACAACAGACCAAGAAACTGCAGTCGACGGACTACATGCTTTCTTTTGTTTTTTTCCAATGGCAGGAACATTATTGGCCATGCTTATTATGCGTAATTATGACGTTACCGAGGAGAAAGCAAATCGAATTAGAGAAGAACTAGAACAGAGAAAAAATTTATTAGATAAATAA
- a CDS encoding glycoside hydrolase family 30 beta sandwich domain-containing protein, with translation MIKLKHITFLLITSIMISCNSENKTLEIEVFETSAAGNQLSNVTEFNRYDQKVSLELIPEETYQKITGFGGAFTEASAHLLNKLSKDNRKRIIEAYFSKNGAHYSLTRTHMNSCDFSISNYSYTPVEEDKNLEHFTIEEDKDDLIPFIKEAMEVSSDGFKIFASPWTAAPWMKDKKKWVGGKLLPEYYDTWALFFSKYADAYKAEGIDIWGFTVENEPLGNGNNWESMHFTPAEMTNFVQNHLGPKLEGDGKGHLKILGYDQNREHLKEWVDSQFKNEETSKYFDGTAIHWYASTFHVFPEELQYAHHKAPDKYLIQSEACIDAQIPVWKDDAWYWKKEATDWGWDWAPEEDKHYHPKYAPVNRYARDIIGCLNNWVDGWVDWNMVLDTNGGPNWFKNWCIAPVIVDPNKDEVYFTPLYYTMSHFSKYIRPEAKVIGIKNSDEKLLSTAVTNPDGSIALVLFNEYNTPKTINLSLNDKNAEFSIDAQAIQTIVIP, from the coding sequence ATGATAAAACTAAAACACATAACCTTTTTATTGATAACCTCGATTATGATCAGTTGTAATTCAGAAAATAAAACCTTAGAGATTGAAGTTTTTGAAACATCTGCTGCTGGTAATCAATTATCTAATGTCACCGAGTTTAATCGTTATGATCAAAAAGTTTCCCTTGAACTGATCCCCGAAGAAACCTATCAAAAAATTACAGGTTTTGGTGGAGCTTTTACAGAAGCTTCTGCACATCTACTAAACAAACTAAGTAAAGACAACCGAAAACGTATTATCGAAGCCTATTTCAGTAAAAATGGGGCACACTACTCTTTGACCAGAACCCACATGAATTCCTGCGATTTTTCAATTTCAAACTATTCATACACACCGGTTGAAGAGGATAAAAATTTGGAGCACTTTACCATCGAAGAAGATAAAGATGATTTAATCCCGTTTATTAAAGAAGCCATGGAGGTATCTAGCGATGGCTTTAAAATATTCGCATCGCCATGGACCGCTGCTCCCTGGATGAAGGACAAAAAAAAATGGGTTGGCGGAAAATTGCTACCCGAATATTATGACACTTGGGCTTTATTCTTCTCAAAATATGCAGATGCTTACAAAGCCGAAGGCATAGATATTTGGGGTTTCACCGTTGAAAACGAACCGCTAGGAAACGGCAACAATTGGGAAAGCATGCATTTCACCCCAGCTGAAATGACCAATTTTGTTCAAAATCACTTAGGTCCTAAACTAGAAGGAGACGGTAAAGGACATTTAAAAATATTAGGTTACGACCAAAACAGGGAACACTTAAAAGAATGGGTAGATTCTCAATTTAAGAATGAAGAAACCTCTAAATATTTTGATGGCACAGCAATTCACTGGTATGCCAGCACGTTTCATGTCTTTCCTGAAGAACTACAATACGCTCACCACAAAGCTCCAGACAAATACCTAATACAATCTGAAGCCTGCATTGATGCACAAATACCTGTTTGGAAAGATGATGCCTGGTATTGGAAAAAAGAAGCAACAGATTGGGGATGGGATTGGGCACCAGAAGAGGACAAACATTATCATCCAAAATACGCACCAGTTAACAGATACGCACGCGATATTATTGGCTGTCTCAATAACTGGGTAGATGGTTGGGTAGACTGGAACATGGTTCTAGACACAAATGGCGGCCCAAATTGGTTTAAAAATTGGTGTATTGCACCTGTTATTGTAGACCCAAATAAAGACGAAGTATACTTTACGCCACTTTACTATACTATGTCACATTTTAGTAAATACATAAGACCCGAAGCTAAAGTTATCGGCATAAAAAACTCTGATGAAAAACTCCTTTCTACAGCTGTAACTAATCCAGATGGTTCTATTGCCTTGGTCCTATTTAACGAATACAACACCCCAAAAACCATAAACTTATCGCTAAACGACAAGAATGCAGAATTTTCAATAGATGCTCAAGCTATTCAAACTATTGTAATTCCGTAA
- a CDS encoding dicarboxylate/amino acid:cation symporter: MKNLALHWKILIGMLLGLVFGFVMASINGQEFVMNWIDPIGKIFVKLLKLIAVPLILASLIKGISDLKDISKFKNMGLRTIVVYILTTVIAITIGLGLVNTLKPGNGITPETVSMLKDKYSSSEKAQTILSNAQQQKEARPLQFLIDMVPDNAVYSMSNNKLMLQVIVFAILLGICLLLVQEEKAKPLKHFFDSLNEVVLKMVDLIMLTAPYAVFALLATVVVSADDPDILLALLKYAGVVVLGLFLMICFYLVLVSVYAKKSPLWFISKISPAQLLAFSTSSSAAALPVTMERVEEHVGVDKEVSSFVLPVGATINMDGTSLYQGVAAVFIMQVLWPEGLVFSNQLMIILTALLASIGSAAVPGAGMVMLVIVLEAIGFPSDLLPIALALIFAVDRPLDMCRTTVNVTGDATVSTIIAKSLGKLGKPNIKNWDDNYPNS, from the coding sequence ATGAAGAACCTCGCGCTACATTGGAAAATATTAATAGGTATGTTATTAGGACTTGTTTTTGGGTTTGTAATGGCATCTATAAACGGGCAGGAATTTGTAATGAATTGGATAGATCCCATAGGTAAAATATTTGTTAAGCTGCTTAAACTAATCGCTGTGCCTTTAATTTTGGCGTCCTTGATAAAAGGAATTTCAGATTTAAAGGATATTTCGAAGTTTAAAAATATGGGGCTAAGAACAATAGTGGTTTATATTTTAACCACTGTAATTGCAATTACAATTGGGCTCGGTTTAGTTAATACCTTGAAACCAGGAAACGGAATTACTCCAGAAACAGTTTCCATGTTGAAAGATAAATATTCTTCAAGCGAAAAGGCGCAGACCATTTTATCTAATGCGCAACAACAAAAAGAGGCCAGACCATTACAGTTTTTAATTGACATGGTTCCAGATAATGCTGTGTACTCGATGAGTAATAATAAACTTATGTTACAGGTTATTGTTTTTGCCATACTTTTGGGAATTTGCCTCTTACTGGTTCAGGAGGAAAAAGCGAAGCCATTAAAACACTTTTTTGATTCACTAAATGAAGTAGTTTTAAAAATGGTAGACTTAATAATGCTCACTGCTCCTTATGCTGTATTTGCGCTTTTAGCAACCGTAGTAGTCTCGGCAGACGATCCCGATATCCTTTTGGCGTTACTAAAATATGCTGGGGTAGTTGTGTTAGGGTTGTTTCTAATGATTTGTTTTTATCTGGTTTTGGTATCTGTTTACGCTAAAAAATCACCTTTATGGTTTATTAGTAAAATTAGTCCGGCACAATTACTGGCGTTTTCTACAAGTAGTAGTGCTGCGGCTCTACCGGTAACCATGGAACGAGTAGAGGAACATGTTGGGGTGGATAAAGAAGTGTCTAGTTTTGTTTTACCTGTAGGAGCTACCATTAACATGGATGGAACCAGTTTATATCAGGGTGTTGCAGCGGTTTTTATAATGCAAGTTTTATGGCCCGAAGGTTTGGTTTTTAGTAACCAATTAATGATTATTCTAACGGCCTTGTTGGCATCTATAGGAAGTGCTGCCGTCCCGGGAGCAGGTATGGTTATGTTGGTTATAGTTTTAGAAGCGATAGGGTTTCCTTCAGATTTATTACCTATTGCTCTGGCGTTAATATTTGCAGTAGATAGACCTTTGGATATGTGCAGAACAACGGTTAATGTTACTGGAGATGCAACCGTATCTACCATAATAGCAAAGTCTTTAGGTAAGTTGGGCAAACCTAATATTAAGAATTGGGATGATAATTATCCTAATTCATAA
- a CDS encoding glycosyl hydrolase family 17 protein, whose product MKKFVFIFLICVMWSCKEGKNENIESSATEKTELTAKDILGNPKYLAMSYGGYRYPDHNIEPTLDELKDDMLLLHAMGIRTVRTYKVHKPQAENLLKAISELKQKDPKFEMYVMLGAWIDCKNAWTDKEPIHNEESEDNKPQMEKAVALANQYPDIVKVIAVGNEAMVKWAASYYVEPWVILKWVNYLQDLKKEGKLSPNLWVTSSDNFASWGGGGEEYHVEDLNKLIKAVDFLSVHTYPMHDTHYQPEFWLDQEGLEGKTDMEKIEISMLRAKEYAMAQTENVKKYMESLGVNKPIHIGETGWASFSSGHYGTNGSKACDEFKEALYYKHMRDWTNDAGLSCFYFEGFDEPWKGGDNPGNSEKHFGLFTVDGKTKYALWDEVDKGTFKGLTRNGNEITKTYNGNKDALMNDVEVPPTREEWEALKK is encoded by the coding sequence ATGAAAAAGTTTGTATTCATTTTTTTAATCTGCGTTATGTGGTCCTGCAAAGAAGGAAAAAACGAAAATATTGAATCTAGTGCTACAGAGAAAACTGAACTTACGGCAAAAGATATCTTAGGTAACCCAAAATACCTTGCCATGTCTTATGGCGGCTACAGATATCCAGACCACAATATTGAACCTACCCTAGACGAACTAAAAGATGATATGCTACTATTACATGCTATGGGGATTCGTACGGTTAGAACATATAAGGTACACAAACCACAAGCAGAAAACCTACTAAAAGCCATAAGTGAATTAAAACAAAAAGACCCCAAATTTGAAATGTATGTTATGCTTGGCGCTTGGATAGATTGTAAAAATGCTTGGACAGACAAAGAACCTATCCATAATGAAGAGAGTGAAGACAACAAACCACAAATGGAAAAAGCCGTAGCATTAGCCAATCAATATCCAGATATAGTAAAGGTTATAGCCGTAGGTAATGAGGCTATGGTTAAATGGGCAGCATCTTATTATGTAGAACCATGGGTAATCCTTAAATGGGTAAACTATCTACAAGATTTAAAAAAGGAAGGCAAACTTTCTCCCAATTTATGGGTTACAAGTTCCGATAATTTTGCCTCTTGGGGCGGTGGCGGTGAAGAATATCACGTCGAGGATCTAAATAAACTCATCAAGGCTGTCGACTTTCTATCTGTACACACCTACCCTATGCACGACACCCATTATCAACCTGAATTTTGGTTAGATCAAGAAGGTTTGGAAGGGAAGACGGATATGGAAAAAATTGAAATCTCAATGCTCAGAGCAAAGGAGTATGCCATGGCACAAACTGAAAATGTGAAAAAATATATGGAAAGCCTTGGGGTTAATAAGCCCATTCATATTGGAGAAACAGGATGGGCGAGTTTTTCTTCTGGCCATTACGGCACCAATGGTTCCAAAGCCTGCGATGAATTTAAAGAAGCGCTTTATTACAAACATATGCGAGATTGGACCAATGACGCAGGTTTATCTTGTTTCTATTTTGAAGGATTTGACGAACCTTGGAAAGGTGGCGATAATCCCGGTAATTCCGAAAAGCACTTTGGTTTATTTACTGTAGATGGAAAAACAAAATATGCGCTTTGGGATGAGGTAGACAAAGGCACATTCAAAGGGTTGACTCGCAACGGAAACGAAATTACCAAAACCTATAATGGTAATAAAGATGCTTTAATGAATGATGTCGAAGTACCACCAACCAGAGAAGAATGGGAGGCCTTAAAAAAATAA
- a CDS encoding glycosyl hydrolase family 17 protein, protein MSYREKSYYEANYSQIATVGINLTEYSLDDLKALWRKTIHDGFHGICFSMYKDGQSPGDDISIEQVEERVKILKPHVSAIRSFSCIEGNEYVPMMAKKHGLKTLVGAWLGDDKEDNEREIAGLIDLAKSGYVDVAAVGNEVLYRNDLTLEELVEYINRVKEALAGLDIPVGYVDAYYEFSRHPILVESTDVVLANLYPYWEGCPIEYALGHMQAMYGSIVDTAQGKPIIITETGWPSEGGGLDGAIAGEESAMKYFIDTIEWTKQNNIPIFYFSSFDESWKTGDEGDVGAYWGLWDKHENLKF, encoded by the coding sequence ATGTCTTACAGAGAAAAATCATATTACGAAGCCAACTACAGCCAAATAGCAACAGTTGGGATTAACCTCACTGAGTATTCATTAGATGATTTAAAAGCGCTATGGAGAAAAACCATCCATGATGGGTTTCATGGTATTTGCTTCAGTATGTATAAAGATGGACAGTCTCCTGGAGATGATATTAGTATAGAGCAAGTTGAAGAACGCGTAAAAATTTTAAAACCACATGTTTCTGCTATTCGGTCTTTCTCCTGTATTGAGGGTAACGAATACGTACCTATGATGGCAAAAAAGCACGGACTTAAAACTTTGGTCGGAGCATGGTTAGGCGATGATAAAGAAGATAATGAGCGAGAAATTGCTGGGTTGATAGATTTGGCTAAATCAGGGTATGTAGATGTAGCCGCTGTTGGAAATGAAGTTTTGTACAGAAACGATTTAACACTTGAGGAATTAGTAGAATACATCAATCGTGTCAAGGAAGCACTAGCTGGATTGGATATTCCTGTGGGCTATGTGGATGCCTACTATGAGTTTTCAAGACATCCCATTCTAGTTGAAAGCACAGATGTTGTGCTAGCCAATTTGTATCCTTATTGGGAGGGCTGCCCCATTGAATACGCACTTGGCCACATGCAGGCTATGTATGGTTCTATTGTTGATACTGCTCAAGGCAAGCCCATTATTATAACCGAAACGGGCTGGCCAAGCGAAGGTGGCGGACTTGATGGTGCCATTGCTGGAGAGGAATCTGCTATGAAATACTTCATAGACACTATTGAATGGACCAAACAAAACAATATCCCGATATTTTATTTTTCATCGTTTGATGAGTCTTGGAAAACTGGTGATGAGGGCGACGTTGGAGCCTATTGGGGACTGTGGGATAAACACGAAAATTTAAAATTCTAA
- a CDS encoding T9SS type A sorting domain-containing protein: MTKKITLIIICLFVYSVGYTQTQLLNLTFDSALPSELRNNTGATYASESTLTWSNTVGNPAGSMAATGIVDDGNGTSEGRSFQYLYEDAMFDFGTSGTLEISFDIKIDAALPNTNLQFQTQVSKIGGGVVVVNNENIQNSATIGGGWTKLTFNMTPNPSEFDTNGNLLIFFWNMATAPIDGSGGAFEVDNIVVTASAATPTCSDGIQNGDETGVDCGGSSCAPCIADPTSAPAEIGSSGTDVYIYSGLASGGESDLSNFTFASFFGGGVTQSEVDLNGNKVGKLEGLGFFGSGWTSYDATSSTFVHLDYYATSGTFFEFYLIDNSLANVQSICCGNPQEPRYVFGPTGNQPLVLGTWTSVFIPLSDFENFPALVAGTWDGADIVQSKFTGDGTVYFDNIYFSSSNTLSQEENQLSRFRAYPNPTNKNWAINAGNNTRIERIEIFDILGKSIKILSPNSDEVLIDSTNLKSGLYLAKIKTRSGISNLKLVKR, translated from the coding sequence ATGACAAAAAAAATTACTCTAATTATTATCTGTCTGTTTGTATACAGCGTTGGCTACACACAGACACAGCTTTTGAACCTTACTTTCGATTCAGCCCTTCCTTCTGAACTAAGAAACAATACTGGAGCAACTTATGCATCTGAATCAACTTTAACTTGGTCTAACACCGTGGGGAACCCTGCCGGATCAATGGCAGCCACAGGTATTGTCGATGATGGAAATGGAACATCAGAAGGCAGATCTTTCCAATATCTCTATGAGGACGCCATGTTCGATTTTGGGACTTCAGGAACTCTAGAAATTTCTTTTGATATTAAGATTGATGCTGCTTTACCAAATACCAATTTACAATTTCAGACTCAGGTCTCTAAAATTGGAGGAGGTGTAGTCGTTGTAAACAATGAAAACATCCAAAATAGTGCGACAATTGGAGGAGGATGGACTAAGCTGACCTTTAACATGACCCCTAACCCAAGTGAGTTCGACACAAACGGGAATCTATTAATATTTTTCTGGAATATGGCAACCGCTCCAATAGATGGTTCGGGAGGTGCATTTGAAGTGGATAACATAGTTGTAACAGCTTCAGCAGCTACCCCAACATGTAGTGATGGCATCCAAAATGGTGATGAAACCGGTGTAGATTGTGGAGGCTCAAGCTGTGCCCCTTGTATAGCAGATCCAACTAGTGCTCCAGCAGAAATAGGCTCTAGTGGAACCGATGTTTACATCTACAGCGGCCTAGCTTCTGGCGGTGAGTCAGACTTATCCAATTTCACCTTTGCTTCTTTCTTTGGCGGTGGTGTAACACAAAGCGAAGTAGACTTGAATGGCAATAAAGTTGGTAAACTAGAGGGCTTGGGATTCTTTGGCTCGGGTTGGACATCTTATGACGCAACAAGCAGTACGTTTGTACACTTAGACTATTATGCCACCTCTGGTACTTTCTTTGAGTTTTACTTAATAGACAATTCTCTTGCCAACGTTCAGTCAATTTGTTGTGGAAACCCTCAAGAACCAAGATATGTGTTTGGCCCAACAGGAAATCAACCTCTTGTTCTTGGAACCTGGACAAGCGTTTTCATACCTTTAAGTGATTTTGAAAATTTCCCTGCTCTTGTTGCAGGAACATGGGATGGTGCAGACATCGTGCAAAGCAAATTTACCGGAGACGGCACTGTATACTTCGACAACATCTATTTTAGTTCATCTAACACGTTAAGCCAAGAAGAAAATCAATTATCTAGATTTAGAGCATACCCTAACCCTACAAATAAAAATTGGGCAATTAATGCTGGTAACAATACTAGAATAGAACGCATAGAAATATTTGACATTCTAGGAAAGTCCATTAAAATTCTTTCTCCAAACAGTGATGAAGTTTTAATTGATAGCACAAACCTTAAATCGGGATTATACTTAGCAAAAATAAAAACTCGTTCCGGTATATCTAATTTAAAATTAGTAAAACGATAA
- a CDS encoding MFS transporter, protein MPNVKTATADKVPIGQKAAFGAGHLVLNLLPGALGVFMFFLLTAFGMDPFQAGLLGGLPRFFDAITDPVMGFISDNTSSKYGRRRPYIFVGAILSAIFFIMLWQMDENNSSTFNFWYFLIMSMVFLIGNTMFATPLVGLGFEMTTDYNERTRLMAFSQTVGLIAWVIVPWFWPLIPNADLFDTQADGVRQMAIYVGIGCLLLGVLPAIFCRGIDAANMGNRKKLTFKTIFSNLGDLIASIKEAVKNKPFMKLCGATFLVFNGYQIVASFSFFIIVFFLFNGDYGATGTWPAWFGSIGALVSAFFVIPIVSAMANKWGKKNAFIISTAISIVGYILKWWTFDPDNVLLMFIPVPFMSFGLGSLFTLMMSMTADVCDLDELRNGMPRKEGTFGALYWWVVKLGQGLALVASGLVLKLIGFEGDAATQSVETLTKLRIADIVVPVVTAALAIWVMWKYSLSEERAKDIKAQLEERRGVL, encoded by the coding sequence ATGCCAAACGTAAAAACAGCCACCGCCGATAAAGTTCCTATTGGACAGAAAGCAGCCTTTGGGGCAGGCCACCTCGTTTTAAATTTACTTCCCGGGGCACTTGGAGTATTTATGTTTTTTTTACTCACCGCTTTTGGAATGGACCCCTTTCAGGCGGGACTTCTAGGAGGTTTACCTCGCTTTTTTGATGCCATAACAGATCCTGTTATGGGGTTTATTTCTGATAATACAAGTTCAAAATACGGACGTAGAAGACCTTACATTTTTGTAGGTGCCATATTAAGTGCCATATTCTTTATTATGCTATGGCAGATGGATGAGAACAACTCCTCTACATTTAATTTTTGGTACTTCTTGATTATGTCTATGGTCTTCCTAATAGGTAACACCATGTTTGCAACACCTCTGGTAGGCTTAGGTTTTGAAATGACTACAGACTATAACGAACGTACAAGATTAATGGCTTTTTCTCAAACTGTAGGTTTAATAGCATGGGTAATTGTACCTTGGTTTTGGCCACTTATCCCTAACGCAGACCTCTTTGATACTCAAGCAGATGGTGTGCGGCAAATGGCTATTTACGTAGGTATTGGTTGTTTGCTGTTAGGTGTGCTACCAGCTATCTTTTGTAGAGGTATTGATGCAGCTAACATGGGAAACAGAAAGAAATTAACCTTCAAGACTATTTTTAGTAATCTAGGAGATTTGATAGCAAGTATCAAAGAAGCCGTAAAAAACAAGCCGTTTATGAAATTGTGCGGGGCAACATTTTTAGTGTTCAACGGTTATCAAATCGTAGCTTCATTTAGCTTTTTTATCATAGTGTTTTTTCTTTTCAATGGAGACTACGGTGCTACTGGAACTTGGCCAGCCTGGTTTGGTTCAATAGGTGCATTGGTATCTGCTTTTTTTGTAATTCCAATAGTATCGGCTATGGCCAATAAATGGGGCAAGAAAAATGCTTTTATAATTTCAACAGCCATCTCAATTGTTGGCTACATATTGAAGTGGTGGACATTCGACCCCGATAATGTATTGCTAATGTTCATTCCTGTGCCTTTTATGTCTTTTGGCCTAGGAAGTTTATTCACACTAATGATGAGTATGACTGCCGATGTTTGCGACTTGGATGAACTTAGAAACGGCATGCCCAGAAAGGAAGGTACTTTTGGTGCCTTGTATTGGTGGGTCGTTAAGCTTGGACAAGGATTAGCTTTAGTAGCCAGTGGATTGGTTTTAAAATTAATTGGATTTGAGGGCGATGCAGCTACACAATCTGTAGAGACCTTAACAAAACTAAGAATCGCTGATATCGTTGTTCCTGTTGTAACAGCTGCCCTAGCGATATGGGTGATGTGGAAGTATAGCCTTTCTGAGGAAAGAGCTAAAGATATTAAGGCTCAACTAGAAGAAAGAAGAGGCGTATTATAA